The DNA sequence GAAATCGGGGACGTGAGATGCATCTCTCGCCCCCGGTTTTCGATCTTCATCCGGCCTGTAGTATGTCCGGCTCAACGCCCGTGCGTTAACGCCCCTTCGACGTTTCCACAGTTTCATCGAGTTCGGGTGCCGTTACCGGTGCCTCGTCCGACCCATCCGACCGGTCCGACCCGTCCGACCGGTCCGACCCGTCCACCGCTGCGACGCCGTTGCCATCCGTGGGCGGCGTTTCAGCAGTCGCTTCTTCCGCAGGTGGCTTTTCCGTGGCCTCCGCGGCATCGCCCTGCACGACTTCCTTATGCGTCTCCTCCGCGGCGCCCGCGCCGTCCTCCTGGTCGCTAGTATCCGGTACGCCATCCTTCGACTCGGCGTCGCCATCTTTCGACTCGGCGTCGCCATCCTTCGATCCGGCGTTGTCATCTTCCTTCGGGGGCAGGGTCTTGCCTTCGATGAGCGCGGCCACCTCGTCCCGTGAGAGAGAATCTCGTTCCAGGAGGGCCTTGGCCACGACGTGAAGCTGGGGTTCGTGGTCCTTGAGCAGTTTCTCGACGCGTTCTCCCGCCTCGGTCACGAAACGCTGGATCTCCTGGTCGATGCGATGGGCGGTGGTCTCGCTGTAGTTCGGCTGGTGGGCGATGTCCCGGCCGAGGAAGACCTCGTGCTCCTTCTCGCCCAGCGCCGTGGCACCGAGTTCTTCGCTCATACCCCAGTCGCATACCATGTGGCGGCTGATGCGGGTGACCTGTTCGATGTCGCTTTGCGCGCCGGAGGTCACTTCGCCGAAGACGATCTGCTCGGCCGCCCGGCCGCCCAGGGCCGCGGACATCGTGCCCAGGCAATAGGAGCGGGACTGGAGGTAGCGTTCCTCCGGCAGAGGAATGGTCACGCCAAGGCCCCTGCCCTGTGGCAGTATCGTCACTTTGTGCAGGGGGTCGATTTCGGGGATGAGTTCGAAGGCGAGGGCGTGGCCGGCCTCGTGATAGGCCACGATCTCCCGCTCCTTGTCGCTGATGACGAGCTGGCGCTTCGATCCCATCATGATCTTTTCTTTGGCTTCTTCGAAGTCTTCGCTGGTTACGGAAGCGCGATCGTACCGCGCCGCGATGAGCGCCGCCTCGTTCACCATGTTGGCCAGGTCCGCGCCCACCATGCCGGGCACGCCCTTGGCGAGTACATCCAGCCTGACCGAATCGTCGAGGGGGATCTTGCGGCTCTTAACGTGGATCTCCAGGATCTTCTCCCGTCCCACCACGTCGGGCCGGTCGACGACGATGTGCCGGTCGAAGCGGCCGGGGCGGAGCAGCGCGGGATCGAGCACGTCCGGACGGTTCGTCGCGCCGATCACGATGATGGAGTCCGTTTTCTCGAAACCGTCGAGCCCCACCAGCAACTGGTTCAGGGTCTGTTCCCGCTCGTCGTGCCCGCCGCCGAGTCCGGCGCCCCGGTGTCGACCGATGGCGTCGATTTCATCGATGAAGATGATACACGGAGCGTTCTGGCGGGCCTGTTCGAAAAGGTCCCGCACGCGGGAGGCACCTACACCGACAAACATCTCCACGAAGTCCGATCCGCTCATGCTGAAGAAGGGCACGCCCGCCTCACCTGCGACGGCCTTGGCGAGCAGGGTCTTCCCTGTGCCCGGCGGGCCCAGCAGCAGGGC is a window from the Gemmatimonadota bacterium genome containing:
- the ftsH gene encoding ATP-dependent zinc metalloprotease FtsH, which gives rise to MSQPPQDRNQHPPPDQRQPHPRNDRQPPPDKTRKNRSILIWLVLFLFFLMAAQFLPRRGDNAVTVSYTQFQQFLEADNIEQVTITEKLITGTLRQNSSTVVEGANQSLREFKVYIPFDDPELVADLMAKNVMVTAEPEATNWVGYLIAALPWLLLIGFWIFILRQMQSGQRGMFSFGKSRAKMIVEDRPSITFADVAGVLEAKRDLQEIVEFLKNPDKFHALGGRIPKGALLLGPPGTGKTLLAKAVAGEAGVPFFSMSGSDFVEMFVGVGASRVRDLFEQARQNAPCIIFIDEIDAIGRHRGAGLGGGHDEREQTLNQLLVGLDGFEKTDSIIVIGATNRPDVLDPALLRPGRFDRHIVVDRPDVVGREKILEIHVKSRKIPLDDSVRLDVLAKGVPGMVGADLANMVNEAALIAARYDRASVTSEDFEEAKEKIMMGSKRQLVISDKEREIVAYHEAGHALAFELIPEIDPLHKVTILPQGRGLGVTIPLPEERYLQSRSYCLGTMSAALGGRAAEQIVFGEVTSGAQSDIEQVTRISRHMVCDWGMSEELGATALGEKEHEVFLGRDIAHQPNYSETTAHRIDQEIQRFVTEAGERVEKLLKDHEPQLHVVAKALLERDSLSRDEVAALIEGKTLPPKEDDNAGSKDGDAESKDGDAESKDGVPDTSDQEDGAGAAEETHKEVVQGDAAEATEKPPAEEATAETPPTDGNGVAAVDGSDRSDGSDRSDGSDEAPVTAPELDETVETSKGR